One part of the Parabacteroides distasonis ATCC 8503 genome encodes these proteins:
- a CDS encoding NUDIX domain-containing protein gives MRHPLYQFQFCPVCGAKAFVEHNEKAKKCMACGFVYYFNPSSAVACFIKNAKGELLLVRRGKEPAKGTLDLPGGFVDMFESGEEAARREVREETGLHIQNCRYLFSLPNLYMYSGFEVHTLDMFYECLVDDFNNVHAEDDAAEIVILRPEDVNPEDFGLDSIRKAVPAYLRK, from the coding sequence ATGAGACATCCGTTGTATCAATTTCAGTTTTGCCCGGTTTGCGGGGCAAAAGCTTTCGTGGAACATAACGAGAAAGCGAAAAAATGTATGGCGTGCGGTTTTGTTTATTATTTCAACCCGTCATCGGCTGTCGCTTGTTTCATAAAGAACGCTAAGGGGGAGTTATTGCTGGTTCGCCGAGGAAAAGAGCCGGCTAAAGGTACATTGGATTTGCCCGGTGGCTTCGTCGATATGTTTGAGTCGGGGGAGGAGGCCGCTCGCCGGGAAGTAAGGGAGGAGACGGGGTTGCATATCCAGAATTGCCGTTATTTGTTTTCCTTGCCTAATTTATATATGTATTCCGGCTTTGAGGTGCATACGCTGGATATGTTTTATGAGTGCTTGGTAGATGATTTCAATAACGTGCATGCGGAAGATGATGCCGCCGAGATCGTGATCCTTCGCCCGGAGGATGTGAATCCGGAAGACTTCGGTTTAGACTCTATCCGAAAGGCGGTACCAGCCTATCTTAGAAAATAA
- a CDS encoding RagB/SusD family nutrient uptake outer membrane protein yields the protein MKKVLIYFAMAVVLALGSTSCSDFLEIEPVGAVNETNLTDQEGINYLLTGMYSALNIPAATTNSYFGASLTNYTYGDVMGGDANKGSTAADQSDFTLLETFSFTTDNSYIKRKWVAVYDAVARANNVMHLAGLIKDELSAIPGQEKDFYTEAIAQARFMRGFYLFEGIKNFGAAIPYVSLEDYESSVNPLISNVDESGNYIYIWEQVAEDLQYAYDNLPGAWPEEPGRANKWAAGAFLAKLRIFQSSPYNGTNGTSNKWTEAKSILETVIANGTDSKGTKYTLTPSYETLYTAGESDWTGESVFDVQMAISGTQYYTNAINGNSHISLSGKIGSGWGFYQPSYDLVNAHMVDEYGLPYLDKSYQSKTSVTTIDGDNVPHTDLTVYTDPRVDVSAGRFNVPYMDWDIPVTIDGWIRDLANGGPFLNKKNLPKKADKGGLSLTTTGGSTAKNFHLMRVAELYLLYAEACIETGDINTAREYINKVRARAAQSCIMAADANNNMALTSSPYVLEDKVSGNTIANTAANYRIGLYPASGWTVDKAIKALRFERRIELAMEGHHWYDLVRWNAASEELGNKGSGFLAYEKRYLLKYQSATYPDRLVTLPIPNDEIVTMEGVLVQNENWK from the coding sequence ATGAAAAAAGTTCTTATATATTTTGCGATGGCGGTGGTTCTCGCGTTAGGCAGCACATCTTGTTCCGATTTCTTGGAGATCGAACCAGTAGGTGCGGTTAATGAAACCAATTTAACGGATCAGGAAGGTATTAATTATCTTCTTACCGGCATGTATTCAGCGTTAAATATTCCGGCGGCTACGACTAACTCTTATTTTGGGGCAAGCTTGACAAACTATACGTATGGTGATGTGATGGGCGGTGACGCTAATAAGGGGTCAACGGCTGCGGACCAATCGGACTTCACGTTGTTGGAGACTTTTAGCTTTACGACCGATAATTCCTATATCAAGCGTAAATGGGTGGCAGTATACGATGCGGTGGCTCGTGCTAATAATGTCATGCATTTGGCCGGTTTGATTAAAGATGAGCTTTCCGCTATACCGGGACAGGAGAAAGATTTTTATACCGAGGCCATAGCCCAAGCTCGTTTCATGCGTGGTTTTTATTTGTTTGAGGGTATCAAGAATTTTGGGGCGGCTATTCCTTATGTATCTTTGGAGGATTATGAGTCGTCCGTGAACCCACTGATATCGAATGTGGATGAGAGCGGTAACTATATTTATATTTGGGAACAGGTGGCTGAAGATTTGCAGTATGCTTATGATAATCTTCCCGGCGCATGGCCGGAAGAGCCCGGTCGTGCCAACAAATGGGCGGCTGGAGCGTTTTTGGCGAAACTGAGAATATTCCAGTCTTCTCCCTATAATGGAACGAATGGAACCTCCAACAAATGGACGGAGGCTAAATCGATTTTAGAAACGGTTATCGCTAATGGTACGGATAGCAAGGGCACGAAATATACCTTGACCCCGAGTTATGAGACGCTTTACACGGCGGGCGAGAGCGACTGGACGGGCGAGTCTGTGTTTGACGTCCAGATGGCAATCTCCGGTACGCAGTATTATACCAATGCGATCAATGGTAACTCTCATATCTCATTGTCTGGCAAGATTGGTTCCGGCTGGGGATTCTACCAGCCTTCTTATGACTTGGTGAATGCGCATATGGTGGATGAATATGGACTGCCTTATCTCGATAAGTCGTATCAAAGCAAAACCTCGGTTACAACAATTGATGGCGATAATGTACCTCATACGGATTTGACGGTTTATACGGATCCTCGGGTTGACGTATCTGCGGGTCGTTTCAATGTCCCCTATATGGATTGGGATATACCGGTTACTATCGATGGCTGGATTCGTGATTTGGCGAATGGCGGTCCGTTCTTGAATAAGAAGAATCTGCCGAAAAAGGCGGATAAGGGAGGCTTGAGCTTGACTACAACCGGTGGCTCAACTGCCAAGAACTTCCACTTGATGCGTGTAGCTGAGCTTTACCTGCTTTATGCTGAGGCTTGTATAGAAACGGGTGATATCAATACTGCCAGAGAATATATCAACAAAGTTCGCGCACGTGCCGCACAAAGTTGTATCATGGCTGCCGACGCGAATAACAATATGGCTTTAACTTCTTCTCCATATGTATTGGAGGATAAGGTGAGCGGAAATACCATTGCTAATACGGCGGCTAATTATCGCATCGGCTTGTATCCCGCGAGTGGCTGGACAGTGGATAAGGCGATAAAAGCCTTGCGTTTCGAGCGTAGGATCGAGTTGGCGATGGAGGGGCATCATTGGTATGATCTTGTGCGCTGGAATGCGGCTTCTGAGGAGCTGGGTAATAAAGGTTCGGGCTTCTTGGCTTATGAAAAGAGATATTTGCTGAAGTACCAATCGGCTACGTATCCGGATAGATTAGTGACACTTCCGATCCCTAACGATGAAATTGTCACCATGGAAGGCGTATTAGTCCAGAATGAGAACTGGAAATAA
- a CDS encoding MBL fold metallo-hydrolase, with product MRLVYIYHSGFALEADGFSILIDYFKDSDPDPAKGYVRSELLKRAGTLYILASHFHPDHFNPEVLKWKEQKPDIKYIFSKDILKRRRAKADDAIYLKKGDAYQDELLTIKAFGSTDVGISFLIETEGRRIFHAGDLNNWHWKDESTPQEVAEAEGNYLKELDIIATETSVMDLVMFPVDPRLSTDFMRGAQQFIDRIKTSVFVPMHFWERPAEVMAFGPYAESKGCRYIVLSVPGEGTDI from the coding sequence ATGAGATTGGTGTATATTTATCATAGCGGATTCGCTTTGGAAGCGGATGGCTTTTCGATCTTGATCGATTATTTCAAGGATAGCGATCCGGACCCGGCCAAGGGATACGTGCGTAGCGAACTCTTGAAGCGTGCGGGCACATTATATATATTAGCGTCGCATTTCCATCCGGATCATTTTAATCCGGAAGTATTGAAATGGAAAGAGCAGAAGCCGGATATCAAATATATCTTTTCCAAGGATATATTGAAGCGTCGGAGGGCCAAGGCTGATGATGCTATTTATTTGAAGAAGGGGGATGCCTATCAAGATGAACTTCTGACCATCAAGGCATTTGGTTCCACGGATGTGGGGATCTCTTTCCTGATAGAGACAGAAGGCAGACGGATCTTCCATGCCGGCGACTTGAATAATTGGCATTGGAAAGACGAGTCCACCCCGCAAGAGGTAGCCGAGGCTGAGGGTAATTACTTGAAGGAACTGGATATAATAGCGACAGAAACCTCTGTGATGGATCTCGTCATGTTCCCGGTCGATCCTCGTTTGAGTACCGATTTCATGAGGGGCGCCCAGCAATTTATCGATCGTATAAAAACAAGCGTATTTGTCCCGATGCACTTTTGGGAACGTCCGGCGGAGGTTATGGCTTTCGGCCCTTACGCCGAATCGAAAGGATGTCGTTATATCGTATTGTCTGTTCCGGGAGAAGGGACGGATATATAA
- a CDS encoding VOC family protein — protein sequence MEVKGRFDHFNINVLDLDKSIAFYNKALGLKEHHRKVAEDGSFILVYLTDEQTGFLMELTWLRDRKEPYELGDNESHLCFRVAGDYEEVRKYHKEMGAVCFENTKMGLYFINDPDDYWIEILPLR from the coding sequence ATGGAAGTTAAAGGTAGATTTGACCATTTCAATATTAATGTATTGGATTTGGATAAGAGTATCGCTTTTTATAATAAAGCGTTGGGATTGAAAGAGCACCATCGTAAGGTAGCGGAAGACGGTTCGTTTATCTTGGTTTATCTAACGGATGAGCAAACCGGTTTCTTGATGGAGCTGACTTGGCTGCGTGACCGGAAAGAACCTTATGAGCTAGGCGACAATGAGAGCCATCTTTGTTTCCGGGTAGCCGGCGATTATGAGGAGGTACGTAAATACCACAAGGAAATGGGAGCGGTTTGCTTCGAGAATACCAAGATGGGATTGTATTTTATTAATGATCCGGATGACTATTGGATCGAGATATTACCGTTGCGATAA
- a CDS encoding ROK family protein, which produces MEKPYVVGIDIGGTNTVFGVVDARGTILYSGSIKTGKYADVNDYVAELAKGLKSVIDQAGGPDKIKGVGVGAPNGNFFNGCIEFAPNLPWKGKIPLAQLISEQIDGIPVALTNDANAAAIGEMTYGAARGMKDFIVITLGTGVGSGIVVGGNLVYGHDGFAGELGHVIMRRNNGRQCGCGRQGCLEAYASATGVARTAREYLEIRKDESVLRDLDPDEITSKDVYDAAMKNDKIALEIFEATGSMLGEAFADFVAFSSPEAIILFGGLTKAGDLIMNPIKRSMEKNMLKVYAGKTKLLFSQLKESDAAVLGASALGWEVRDQSAGLEV; this is translated from the coding sequence ATGGAGAAGCCTTATGTAGTAGGTATCGATATAGGTGGTACCAACACTGTTTTTGGTGTAGTTGACGCAAGAGGAACAATCTTGTATAGTGGATCAATTAAGACTGGTAAATATGCAGACGTTAATGACTATGTAGCGGAATTAGCTAAAGGTCTGAAGTCTGTTATTGATCAGGCTGGTGGTCCGGATAAGATTAAAGGTGTGGGTGTAGGTGCTCCGAACGGAAACTTTTTCAACGGATGTATCGAATTCGCTCCGAACTTGCCTTGGAAAGGTAAGATTCCTTTGGCTCAATTGATCAGCGAACAGATTGATGGTATTCCTGTTGCTTTAACAAACGACGCCAATGCTGCCGCTATCGGTGAGATGACTTATGGAGCCGCTCGCGGTATGAAAGATTTTATCGTGATCACTTTGGGTACCGGCGTGGGTAGCGGTATCGTAGTAGGTGGTAACTTGGTATACGGACATGACGGTTTTGCCGGTGAGTTGGGCCATGTTATCATGCGTCGTAACAACGGTCGTCAGTGTGGTTGCGGTCGTCAAGGATGTCTGGAGGCTTATGCTTCAGCTACCGGTGTGGCTCGTACGGCTCGTGAATATCTGGAAATCCGTAAGGACGAGAGTGTTCTTCGCGACTTGGATCCGGATGAAATCACTTCAAAAGACGTATACGACGCAGCTATGAAGAATGATAAGATCGCTCTTGAGATTTTCGAGGCTACCGGCTCTATGTTGGGAGAGGCTTTCGCTGATTTCGTAGCATTCTCTAGCCCGGAGGCTATCATTTTGTTTGGCGGTCTTACGAAAGCTGGCGATTTGATCATGAACCCGATTAAACGTTCAATGGAGAAAAATATGTTGAAGGTTTACGCAGGTAAGACTAAATTATTATTCTCTCAATTGAAAGAGAGCGACGCTGCCGTATTAGGAGCAAGTGCTTTGGGTTGGGAAGTAAGAGACCAAAGCGCTGGTTTGGAAGTCTAA